The DNA window CTCGGACCAGAGATGACGCGCATCCAGCAGCTGGCCAATGGCCCCCTGCACCTGCTGCAGCAGGTCGATGGTCTGGTTGAGTAACATCAGGATATCGCCCTCAGCCAGATCAATGCGCCGCAGGAGGCCGTTGAGAGACATACCGCGCGCCCAGGAGAGGGCCACACCGTGAAACTCGGGAACGGTACGCGGCGTCAGCGATAGCCCGGCCATCTCCTCCATGTCACAGACCCGCTTCTCGACCTGCCTGAGTTCGCGTCGCACTTCCCTCAGCCGCGAATTGAGCACATGGCGATTATAGAGGCGCCGATCGTTGTCAAAGGTGAACCAGCTACAGACCTCCGCCAGCTCCGCCGGGGTCAGCTCTTCCAGAACGCCATCCATGATCAGCTCCACAATGAGGATGCCCGCCGGATGGAAGATGCTGCGCAGCAGGCGCCCGCGCAGGGTCAGCCGCTCGTCGGGTCCAATATAACCCAAGGCCCGCAGCACAAAGACAGTGCCCTGCAGTTCTTCCTTCCCCTCTCGGCTCAGCTGGAGCCGGCCACGCCGCCGCTGACTCCGTTCCAGGGCCCGCGCTGCCGCTTCCGCCGCCTTGAGCTTCTTGGCACTGACCTTGTGCCCCTTGCGGAGCTGGCGCTCTACCTGTTGAATGAAGCGCAGCTCCTGCTCCTCCCAGTATCGATAGCGCTGATATTCACGCAGGCTGGAGGCACAGATGCGTCGCAGGTGCTCGATATCTCCTTCGCGCCAGAGGTTGAGAATCGAATTGTAGCGGATCACGAAGGAGCTGAAGACCGGATGGAGATCTGCTGTAATGCGGGCAAAGGCCTCTTCAAACGGCTCCCAGGGCGAGTATGGGATGACCGCCGCTCCACGCACATCCATGCCGCGTCTGCCCGCTCGCCCGGTCAACTGACGGTACTCGTTCGGAGTCAGGAGGCGCATCTCTACGCCATCAAACTTGCTCAGGCTGCCCACTACCACGGAGCGAGCAGGCATGTTAATGCCCAGCGCCAGAGTATCGGTGGCAAAGACCGCTCGCAGATGGCCCTGAGCAAAGAGCGTCTCCACCAGGACCTTCAGCCCTGGCAACAGACCGGCATGGTGAAAAGCTAAACCGCGGGGCAAGAGGTTGACCAGCGCATGGACCTGCTGCAGGTTGCGATCCTCGGGCGGCAACTGTTCCAGCCAGACACCGATCTCCTCACGGATGCGTTCCTGCTCCTGCGGCGTGGTGAAGAGGTGACGCGCCGCACTCATCGCCGCCTCCTCGACAGCTCGCCGCCCTGGGAGAAAGTAGAGACACGGCAGGAGATCGGCATCGCGGAGAGCTGTTACAACCTCGCCAGGCTCGGGCGCCCGTCGCAGCGACGGACGCGCCCGCTTCTGCTTAGAGCGAGCTTTCTCCTGACGCTGCTCATGGACTACGCCTTCCGCCGTCGGGACCACTGAAGCAGCCTTCGGCCCCTCGCCAGCAGTGGCCTCGGCAGCCAGCCTTGACTCCTGCTCTGCTTCCTCCCCCTCATCTGGCAGAAATGCGTGGCGCCGCGCCAGGTGTGCCTCGCCTCCTACGTTGGGGAAGCGCTCTACCCGCCGCCCCGCCGCGTCCTGGACGAGGTGCAACTTGCCATCGAGAAAGTAGTAATGCTCCAGCGGCACGGCTCGCTCTTCATGCACCACAAGAGCCACTGGACGGTGCACGCGACTGATCCAGTCGGCCAGCTCCTGGGCATTGCTGACCGTCGCCGAGAGGCCAACGAGCTGCACATGAGGAGGCGAGCAGATGATAGCCTCCTCCCAGACAGGACCGCGCTCAGGATCACTCAGATAATGCAGCTCATCAAAGACGACATAGGCCACGTCGGCCAGCGAAGAAGGACCGTCCTCGGCCCCCTCCTCCAGGAGCATGTTGCGGTAGACCTCGGTGGTCATAATGACAATCGCCGCCCGGCTCCGCTCGACAATGTCTCCCGTCACGAGACCAACCGCCTCCGGTCCATAGGCGGCACGTAAATCGCGGAACTTCTGATTCGAGAGAGCTTTCAAGGGGGTGGTGTAGATGACGCGCGCATTTTGCTGCCAGGCTTTCCAGATGGCATACTCGGCCACCAGCGTTTTCCCAGTTCCCGTCGGAGCCGCCACCAGTACCGATCGTCCCCGTGCCAG is part of the Thermogemmatispora onikobensis genome and encodes:
- a CDS encoding DEAD/DEAH box helicase, whose product is MGKRNVEVGPEIQEEIETFASRYPFPLDTFQKEAIAHLARGRSVLVAAPTGTGKTLVAEYAIWKAWQQNARVIYTTPLKALSNQKFRDLRAAYGPEAVGLVTGDIVERSRAAIVIMTTEVYRNMLLEEGAEDGPSSLADVAYVVFDELHYLSDPERGPVWEEAIICSPPHVQLVGLSATVSNAQELADWISRVHRPVALVVHEERAVPLEHYYFLDGKLHLVQDAAGRRVERFPNVGGEAHLARRHAFLPDEGEEAEQESRLAAEATAGEGPKAASVVPTAEGVVHEQRQEKARSKQKRARPSLRRAPEPGEVVTALRDADLLPCLYFLPGRRAVEEAAMSAARHLFTTPQEQERIREEIGVWLEQLPPEDRNLQQVHALVNLLPRGLAFHHAGLLPGLKVLVETLFAQGHLRAVFATDTLALGINMPARSVVVGSLSKFDGVEMRLLTPNEYRQLTGRAGRRGMDVRGAAVIPYSPWEPFEEAFARITADLHPVFSSFVIRYNSILNLWREGDIEHLRRICASSLREYQRYRYWEEQELRFIQQVERQLRKGHKVSAKKLKAAEAAARALERSQRRRGRLQLSREGKEELQGTVFVLRALGYIGPDERLTLRGRLLRSIFHPAGILIVELIMDGVLEELTPAELAEVCSWFTFDNDRRLYNRHVLNSRLREVRRELRQVEKRVCDMEEMAGLSLTPRTVPEFHGVALSWARGMSLNGLLRRIDLAEGDILMLLNQTIDLLQQVQGAIGQLLDARHLWSEVLTWPNDGAGLSRNTLKQVRRQLAELQEQHERLSRLRPLFAQASALLMRGIILQSRTVPSMVARINGEELPLDAEEDSDPHEALQDLIEEA